A stretch of the Vigna radiata var. radiata cultivar VC1973A chromosome 7, Vradiata_ver6, whole genome shotgun sequence genome encodes the following:
- the LOC106765505 gene encoding glutamyl-tRNA reductase 2, chloroplastic-like: protein MAALAGSSSAATPTTSSARFRRFIRPPPSQLHFTRARFSVKAACPFFSDNNNSLPQNVVVSKPSPLELLKTAAADRYTKEKSCIVCIGLNIHSAPVEMREKLAIPEDRWPQVIEELCALNHIEEAAVLSTCNRMEIYVVALSQHRGVKEVTDWMSKVSGLSIPELREHQVLLYNADAANHLFEVAAGLDSLVLGEGQILAQVKQVVKAGQGVPGFDRKISGLFKQAISVGKRVRTETNISSGSVSVSSAAVELAQMKLPDSSFADSGVLVVGSGKMGKLVIKHLAAKGCKKMVVVNRSEEKVKAIQRELKDVEIVFRPISEMLECAAEADVIFTSTACESPLFTVENVQKLPLASHGRRRLFVDISIPRNVEAGVSDLETALVYNVDDLKEVVAANKEDRLQKAAEAREIIMEELNKFEAWKDSLETTPTIKKFRAYVERIRASEMEKCLSKMGNDVSKEQKDAIYALSMGIMNKVLHGPMQHLRCDHKNNNSQGEVLENMRAINRMYDLDTEVSLLEEKIRDKMERAKK from the exons ATGGCGGCCCTGGCTGGATCCTCCTCCGCCGCCACTCCCACCACCTCCTCCGCCCGCTTCCGCCGCTTCATCCGCCCTCCACCCTCCCAACTCCACTTTACTCGCGCGCGCTTTTCCGTCAAAGCCGCCTGCCCCTTCTTTTCCGACAATAACAATTCCCTTCCCCAAAACGTCGTCGTTTCCAAGCCCTCGCCCCTCGAGTTGCTCAAAACTGCCGCTGCCGACA GATATACGAAGGAAAAGAGTTGCATTGTTTGCATAGGGCTTAACATCCACTCTGCTCCCGTTGAGATGCGTGAGAAGCTTGCGATCCCAGAGGATCGCTGGCCTCAGGTTATTGAGGAGCTTTGCGCTTTGAACCACATAGAAGAAGCCGCTGTTCTCAGCACCTGCAACCGCATGGAGATCTACGTTGTTGCTCTCTCTCAGCACCGTGGTGTTAAGGAAGTTACTGATTGGATGTCTAag GTAAGTGGACTTTCAATACCTGAACTTCGTGAGCACCAAGTTTTGCTGTATAATGCGGATGCTGCAAACCATCTCTTTGAAGTGGCAGCGGGCCTTGACTCGCTTGTTCTTGGGGAAGGTCAAATTCTCGCTCAGGTGAAGCAGGTTGTAAAAGCTGGACAGGGAGTGCCTGgttttgatagaaaaattaGTGGTTTGTTCAAGCAGGCGATCTCCGTGGGGAAGCGGGTTAGAACTGAGACAAACATTTCATCTGGATCGGTTTCTGTTAGCTCGGCGGCTGTGGAGCTTGCACAGATGAAGCTTCCAGATTCTTCCTTTGCCGATTCTGGAGTGTTGGTAGTTGGGTCAGGGAAAATGGGGAAGCTTGTGATTAAGCATTTGGCTGCCAAAGGGTGCAAAAAGATGGTTGTTGTTAATAGGAGTGAAGAGAAAGTTAAAGCCATTCAACGAGAGTTGAAGGATGTTGAGATAGTGTTTAGACCGATTTCAGAAATGCTGGAATGTGCTGCTGAAGCTGATGTGATCTTCACCAGCACGGCATGTGAATCCCCGTTGTTTACTGTAGAGAATGTGCAGAAGCTTCCTCTGGCTAGTCATGGTAGAAGACGGCTGTTTGTTGATATATCTATTCCTAGGAATGTGGAAGCAGGGGTCTCAGATCTGGAGACTGCACTTGTGTACAATGTGGATGATCTGAAGGAAGTTGTTGCAGCTAACAAGGAGGACAGACTTCAGAAAGCTGCCGAGGCCAGGGAAATTATCATGGAGGAGTTGAATAAATTTGAAGCGTGGAAAGACTCTCTGGAAACTACTCCTACCATTAAGAAGTTCAGAGCCTACGTTGAGAGGATAAGAGCCTCTGAGATGGAGAAGTGTTTGTCGAAGATGGGTAATGATGTCTCAAAGGAACAGAAAGATGCAATTTATGCCCTTAGTATGGGAATTATGAATAAGGTACTTCACGGTCCCATGCAGCACCTGAGGTGTGAtcataagaataataatagtCAGGGTGAAGTGCTTGAGAATATGCGTGCCATTAACAGAATGTATGATCTTGACACAGAAGTATCATTGTTGGAAGAAAAGATCAGAGACAAGATGGAACGGGCTAAGAAGTAG
- the LOC106768449 gene encoding K(+) efflux antiporter 3, chloroplastic isoform X1, with the protein MLESLAWCQSFKGYDLTKQKSPGCSHAISRVYRNSIFMLYSVNKKVPVLPHGASHWIFHGSSVSEDFFKKPPLYAPLSSGWKGLYRPRWERLQTNVAYDVAGAVDVINDLGMDTLTFLAVTVIIVPMFKSLKASPILGFFCAGVVLNQFGLIRNLTDVKVLSEWGILFLLFEMGLELSLARLKALAKYAFGMGLAQVLLSTLAFTAFELPPNGAVGTKILEFLFHSRPDLVNIRSVDEAVVIGAALSLSSSAFVLQLLAEKGELPTRFGSATLGILLLQDLAVVPLLVILPILESQNITEGSIWPTLAQESLKALGGLGLLSLGAKYILRRVFEVVADTRSSEAFVALCLLTIAGISLGTQNLGFSDTLGAFLAGAILAETNFRTQIEADIRPFRGLLLGLFFLTTGTSIDMQLLLREWPNVLSLLGGLIVIKTLIITAIGPRVGLTLQESVRIGLLLSQGGEFGFVVFSLANRLGVLPLELNKLLIIVVVLSMALTPFLNEAGRRAASFIEEKSDAENNEKALETVNFNAREPVVILGFGQMGQVLANFLSNPLASGEGDEVGWPYVAFDVDPNVVKTARKIGFPIVYGDGSRPDVLQSAGVSSPKAFMIMYTGKKKTIDAVQRLRLTFPAIPIYARARDLKHLLDLKKSGATDAILENAETSLHLGSKLLKGLGVMSDDVAFLSQLIRDSMELQAQEAVSQPENRGLDIMQPLQVKASDLREARVPAAITSPESELSEMNQKDQASSVRNQREVDIEEQEHELSEAVKLEGNGVLLSKQISEESAEEP; encoded by the exons ATGTTGGAGTCTTTAGCTTGGTGCCAAAGCTTTAAG GGATATGACCTTACCAAACAGAAGAGTCCGGGTTGCTCTCATGCTATTTCACGAGTTTATAGAAATTCTATTTTTATGCTTTATTCTGTCAACAAGAAAGTGCCGGTACTGCCACATGGTGCTAGTCATTGGATATTTCATGGGAGTTCTGTGTCAGAAGATTTCTTTAAAAAGCCTCCTCTCTATGCTCCTTTAAGTTCTGGTTGGAAAGGTTTGTATAGGCCGCGTTGGGAAAGGCTGCAAACAAATGTAGCCTATGATGTTGCTGGAGCTGTTGATGTAATCAATGATTTAGGAATGGACACTCTTACTTTCTTGGCTGTGACCGTCATAATTGTGCCTATGTTCAAGTCACTGAAAGCCAGTCCT ATACTTGGCTTCTTTTGTGCTGGTGTGGTACTCAATCAGTTTGGTTTAATTAGAAACCTTACAGATGTTAAAGTTTTATCCGAATGGGGGATTCTTTTCTTG CTGTTTGAGATGGGTTTAGAGCTTTCACTTGCACGTCTAAAAGCTCTTGCAAAGTATGCTTTTGGAATGGGATTGGCTCAG GTTTTACTGTCTACTTTAGCATTTACTGCTTTTGAGCTTCCTCCAAATGGAGCTGTTGGAACAAAAATTTTGGAATTCCTTTTCCACTCTAGGCCTGACCTG GTGAACATAAGGAGTGTCGATGAAGCTGTAGTGATTGGTGCTGCTTTGTCTCTGTCATCTTCTGCATTTGTTCTACAG CTTCTAGCAGAGAAAGGTGAGCTTCCAACAAGATTTGGTTCAGCAACTCTTGGAATACTTCTTCTGCAG GACTTAGCAGTTGTTCCTCTTTTAGTCATACTTCCTATACTAGAGAGCCAG aATATAACCGAGGGGAGTATTTGGCCTACGCTTgctcaagaaagtttaaaagcTTTAGGTGGATTGGGTCTTCTTTCTCTTGGGGCAAAGTACATTCTCAGAAGAGTTTTTGAG GTTGTTGCAGATACAAGGAGCTCAGAGGCTTTTGTTGCTCTTTGCTTGCTGACAATTGCTGGGATTTCTCTAGGCACACAGAATTTGGGCTTTAGTGACACG CTTGGGGCTTTTTTAGCTGGGGCTATTTTGGCAGAGACAAACTTCAGGACCCAGATTGAAGCTGACATAAGACCATTTAGAGGCTTGCTCCTTGGATTGTTTTTCCTAACTACGGGAACTTCAATTGACATGCAg CTCCTTTTACGAGAGTGGCCAAATGTACTTTCACTCTTGGGAGGTTTAATTGTTATAAAGACATTGATCATAACTGCAATTGGTCCTCGTGTTGGGCTTACTTTACAAGAAAGTGTAAGAATAGGATTGCTTCTATCCCAAGGAGGCGAATTTGGatttgttgttttctctttagCAAATAG GCTTGGGGTGCTTCCTCTTGAGCTCAACAAACTGCTCATAATTGTTGTTGTATTGTCGATGGCATTAACCCCATTTCTGAACGAAGCTGGAAGAAGGGCTGCTAgttttatagaagaaaaatcTGATGCTGAGAAT aaTGAGAAAGCTTTGGAGACTGTTAACTTCAATGCTCGTGAACCTGTTGTTATCCTTGGATTTGGACAAATGGGCCAG GTCCTTGCCAATTTCCTGTCCAATCCATTAGCTTCAGGAGAAGGTGATGAAGTAGGATGGCCTTATGTGGCATTTGATGTGGACCCCAATGTAGTAAAG ACAGCTAGAAAAATTGGCTTCCCTATAGTCTATGGGGATGGATCACGTCCTGATGTTCTTCAATCTGCTGGTGTCTCTTCTCCAAAAGCTTTTATGATTATGTACACTGGAAAGAAGAAGACAATTGATGCTGTTCAGAGGCTAAGATTGACATTTCCCGCG ATTCCAATCTATGCCAGAGCTCGTGATCTAAAGCATCTATTAGATCTGAAAAAATCAGGTGCAACAGATGCCATTTTGGAAAATGCAGAG ACTAGCTTGCACCTGGGTTCTAAGCTGCTGAAAGGCCTTGGTGTGATGTCTGATGATGTAGCATTTTTGAGTCAGCTTATAAGAGATTCCATGGAGCTCCAAGCACAAGAAGCGGTCAGCCAACCTGAAAATCGTGGATTAGATATTATGCAACCCCTGCAG GTGAAAGCTTCTGACTTGAGGGAAGCACGTGTTCCTGCGGCAATAACTTCACCAGAATCTGAATTATCAGAAATGAATCAGAAAGATCAAGCTTCATCAGTTAGAAATCAAAGGGAAGTAGATATTGAAGAACAAGAACATGAACTTAGTGAAGCTGTGAAATTAGAAGGAAATGGTGTTTTACTTAGCAAACAAATTAGTGAAGAAAGCGCTGAGGAGCCCTGA
- the LOC106768449 gene encoding K(+) efflux antiporter 3, chloroplastic isoform X3, translating into MLESLAWCQSFKGYDLTKQKSPGCSHAISRVYRNSIFMLYSVNKKVPVLPHGASHWIFHGSSVSEDFFKKPPLYAPLSSGWKGLYRPRWERLQTNVAYDVAGAVDVINDLGMDTLTFLAVTVIIVPMFKSLKASPILGFFCAGVVLNQFGLIRNLTDVKVLSEWGILFLLFEMGLELSLARLKALAKYAFGMGLAQVLLSTLAFTAFELPPNGAVGTKILEFLFHSRPDLVNIRSVDEAVVIGAALSLSSSAFVLQLLAEKGELPTRFGSATLGILLLQDLAVVPLLVILPILESQNITEGSIWPTLAQESLKALGGLGLLSLGAKYILRRVFEVVADTRSSEAFVALCLLTIAGISLGTQNLGFSDTLGAFLAGAILAETNFRTQIEADIRPFRGLLLGLFFLTTGTSIDMQLLLREWPNVLSLLGGLIVIKTLIITAIGPRVGLTLQESVRIGLLLSQGGEFGFVVFSLANRLGVLPLELNKLLIIVVVLSMALTPFLNEAGRRAASFIEEKSDAENNEKALETVNFNAREPVVILGFGQMGQVLANFLSNPLASGEGDEVGWPYVAFDVDPNVVKTARKIGFPIVYGDGSRPDVLQSAGVSSPKAFMIMYTGKKKTIDAVQRLRLTFPA; encoded by the exons ATGTTGGAGTCTTTAGCTTGGTGCCAAAGCTTTAAG GGATATGACCTTACCAAACAGAAGAGTCCGGGTTGCTCTCATGCTATTTCACGAGTTTATAGAAATTCTATTTTTATGCTTTATTCTGTCAACAAGAAAGTGCCGGTACTGCCACATGGTGCTAGTCATTGGATATTTCATGGGAGTTCTGTGTCAGAAGATTTCTTTAAAAAGCCTCCTCTCTATGCTCCTTTAAGTTCTGGTTGGAAAGGTTTGTATAGGCCGCGTTGGGAAAGGCTGCAAACAAATGTAGCCTATGATGTTGCTGGAGCTGTTGATGTAATCAATGATTTAGGAATGGACACTCTTACTTTCTTGGCTGTGACCGTCATAATTGTGCCTATGTTCAAGTCACTGAAAGCCAGTCCT ATACTTGGCTTCTTTTGTGCTGGTGTGGTACTCAATCAGTTTGGTTTAATTAGAAACCTTACAGATGTTAAAGTTTTATCCGAATGGGGGATTCTTTTCTTG CTGTTTGAGATGGGTTTAGAGCTTTCACTTGCACGTCTAAAAGCTCTTGCAAAGTATGCTTTTGGAATGGGATTGGCTCAG GTTTTACTGTCTACTTTAGCATTTACTGCTTTTGAGCTTCCTCCAAATGGAGCTGTTGGAACAAAAATTTTGGAATTCCTTTTCCACTCTAGGCCTGACCTG GTGAACATAAGGAGTGTCGATGAAGCTGTAGTGATTGGTGCTGCTTTGTCTCTGTCATCTTCTGCATTTGTTCTACAG CTTCTAGCAGAGAAAGGTGAGCTTCCAACAAGATTTGGTTCAGCAACTCTTGGAATACTTCTTCTGCAG GACTTAGCAGTTGTTCCTCTTTTAGTCATACTTCCTATACTAGAGAGCCAG aATATAACCGAGGGGAGTATTTGGCCTACGCTTgctcaagaaagtttaaaagcTTTAGGTGGATTGGGTCTTCTTTCTCTTGGGGCAAAGTACATTCTCAGAAGAGTTTTTGAG GTTGTTGCAGATACAAGGAGCTCAGAGGCTTTTGTTGCTCTTTGCTTGCTGACAATTGCTGGGATTTCTCTAGGCACACAGAATTTGGGCTTTAGTGACACG CTTGGGGCTTTTTTAGCTGGGGCTATTTTGGCAGAGACAAACTTCAGGACCCAGATTGAAGCTGACATAAGACCATTTAGAGGCTTGCTCCTTGGATTGTTTTTCCTAACTACGGGAACTTCAATTGACATGCAg CTCCTTTTACGAGAGTGGCCAAATGTACTTTCACTCTTGGGAGGTTTAATTGTTATAAAGACATTGATCATAACTGCAATTGGTCCTCGTGTTGGGCTTACTTTACAAGAAAGTGTAAGAATAGGATTGCTTCTATCCCAAGGAGGCGAATTTGGatttgttgttttctctttagCAAATAG GCTTGGGGTGCTTCCTCTTGAGCTCAACAAACTGCTCATAATTGTTGTTGTATTGTCGATGGCATTAACCCCATTTCTGAACGAAGCTGGAAGAAGGGCTGCTAgttttatagaagaaaaatcTGATGCTGAGAAT aaTGAGAAAGCTTTGGAGACTGTTAACTTCAATGCTCGTGAACCTGTTGTTATCCTTGGATTTGGACAAATGGGCCAG GTCCTTGCCAATTTCCTGTCCAATCCATTAGCTTCAGGAGAAGGTGATGAAGTAGGATGGCCTTATGTGGCATTTGATGTGGACCCCAATGTAGTAAAG ACAGCTAGAAAAATTGGCTTCCCTATAGTCTATGGGGATGGATCACGTCCTGATGTTCTTCAATCTGCTGGTGTCTCTTCTCCAAAAGCTTTTATGATTATGTACACTGGAAAGAAGAAGACAATTGATGCTGTTCAGAGGCTAAGATTGACATTTCCCGCG TGA
- the LOC106768449 gene encoding K(+) efflux antiporter 3, chloroplastic isoform X2, which translates to MLESLAWCQSFKGYDLTKQKSPGCSHAISRVYRNSIFMLYSVNKKVPVLPHGASHWIFHGSSVSEDFFKKPPLYAPLSSGWKGLYRPRWERLQTNVAYDVAGAVDVINDLGMDTLTFLAVTVIIVPMFKSLKASPILGFFCAGVVLNQFGLIRNLTDVKVLSEWGILFLLFEMGLELSLARLKALAKYAFGMGLAQVLLSTLAFTAFELPPNGAVGTKILEFLFHSRPDLVNIRSVDEAVVIGAALSLSSSAFVLQLLAEKGELPTRFGSATLGILLLQDLAVVPLLVILPILESQNITEGSIWPTLAQESLKALGGLGLLSLGAKYILRRVFEVVADTRSSEAFVALCLLTIAGISLGTQNLGFSDTLGAFLAGAILAETNFRTQIEADIRPFRGLLLGLFFLTTGTSIDMQLLLREWPNVLSLLGGLIVIKTLIITAIGPRVGLTLQESVRIGLLLSQGGEFGFVVFSLANRLGVLPLELNKLLIIVVVLSMALTPFLNEAGRRAASFIEEKSDAENNEKALETVNFNAREPVVILGFGQMGQVLANFLSNPLASGEGDEVGWPYVAFDVDPNVVKTARKIGFPIVYGDGSRPDVLQSAGVSSPKAFMIMYTGKKKTIDAVQRLRLTFPAYT; encoded by the exons ATGTTGGAGTCTTTAGCTTGGTGCCAAAGCTTTAAG GGATATGACCTTACCAAACAGAAGAGTCCGGGTTGCTCTCATGCTATTTCACGAGTTTATAGAAATTCTATTTTTATGCTTTATTCTGTCAACAAGAAAGTGCCGGTACTGCCACATGGTGCTAGTCATTGGATATTTCATGGGAGTTCTGTGTCAGAAGATTTCTTTAAAAAGCCTCCTCTCTATGCTCCTTTAAGTTCTGGTTGGAAAGGTTTGTATAGGCCGCGTTGGGAAAGGCTGCAAACAAATGTAGCCTATGATGTTGCTGGAGCTGTTGATGTAATCAATGATTTAGGAATGGACACTCTTACTTTCTTGGCTGTGACCGTCATAATTGTGCCTATGTTCAAGTCACTGAAAGCCAGTCCT ATACTTGGCTTCTTTTGTGCTGGTGTGGTACTCAATCAGTTTGGTTTAATTAGAAACCTTACAGATGTTAAAGTTTTATCCGAATGGGGGATTCTTTTCTTG CTGTTTGAGATGGGTTTAGAGCTTTCACTTGCACGTCTAAAAGCTCTTGCAAAGTATGCTTTTGGAATGGGATTGGCTCAG GTTTTACTGTCTACTTTAGCATTTACTGCTTTTGAGCTTCCTCCAAATGGAGCTGTTGGAACAAAAATTTTGGAATTCCTTTTCCACTCTAGGCCTGACCTG GTGAACATAAGGAGTGTCGATGAAGCTGTAGTGATTGGTGCTGCTTTGTCTCTGTCATCTTCTGCATTTGTTCTACAG CTTCTAGCAGAGAAAGGTGAGCTTCCAACAAGATTTGGTTCAGCAACTCTTGGAATACTTCTTCTGCAG GACTTAGCAGTTGTTCCTCTTTTAGTCATACTTCCTATACTAGAGAGCCAG aATATAACCGAGGGGAGTATTTGGCCTACGCTTgctcaagaaagtttaaaagcTTTAGGTGGATTGGGTCTTCTTTCTCTTGGGGCAAAGTACATTCTCAGAAGAGTTTTTGAG GTTGTTGCAGATACAAGGAGCTCAGAGGCTTTTGTTGCTCTTTGCTTGCTGACAATTGCTGGGATTTCTCTAGGCACACAGAATTTGGGCTTTAGTGACACG CTTGGGGCTTTTTTAGCTGGGGCTATTTTGGCAGAGACAAACTTCAGGACCCAGATTGAAGCTGACATAAGACCATTTAGAGGCTTGCTCCTTGGATTGTTTTTCCTAACTACGGGAACTTCAATTGACATGCAg CTCCTTTTACGAGAGTGGCCAAATGTACTTTCACTCTTGGGAGGTTTAATTGTTATAAAGACATTGATCATAACTGCAATTGGTCCTCGTGTTGGGCTTACTTTACAAGAAAGTGTAAGAATAGGATTGCTTCTATCCCAAGGAGGCGAATTTGGatttgttgttttctctttagCAAATAG GCTTGGGGTGCTTCCTCTTGAGCTCAACAAACTGCTCATAATTGTTGTTGTATTGTCGATGGCATTAACCCCATTTCTGAACGAAGCTGGAAGAAGGGCTGCTAgttttatagaagaaaaatcTGATGCTGAGAAT aaTGAGAAAGCTTTGGAGACTGTTAACTTCAATGCTCGTGAACCTGTTGTTATCCTTGGATTTGGACAAATGGGCCAG GTCCTTGCCAATTTCCTGTCCAATCCATTAGCTTCAGGAGAAGGTGATGAAGTAGGATGGCCTTATGTGGCATTTGATGTGGACCCCAATGTAGTAAAG ACAGCTAGAAAAATTGGCTTCCCTATAGTCTATGGGGATGGATCACGTCCTGATGTTCTTCAATCTGCTGGTGTCTCTTCTCCAAAAGCTTTTATGATTATGTACACTGGAAAGAAGAAGACAATTGATGCTGTTCAGAGGCTAAGATTGACATTTCCCGCG TATACTTAG